The following are from one region of the Cloacibacterium sp. TD35 genome:
- a CDS encoding TonB-dependent receptor plug domain-containing protein, with amino-acid sequence MKIRKLTIAALFFSVSLSYGQQKDTIKADRNIEDVILTGSRNKKRTVVNSAVPVDVIEVKQLSQSTGQVEVNQLLQFSAPSFNSNKQSGSDGADAVDPATLRGLGPDQTLLLINGKRYHQSSLVNLFGTRGRGNTGSDMNTIPVAAIKKIEVLRDGASAQYGSDAIAGVINVILNDRNKGTEVNAFYGLNVFKSPGNNDVVSDKKLDGNTLDLSLNTGTSIGKRGGFMNLTLDFVNKDYAIRNANPDKFDAPRQRFGDAAAKNMYAFLNTEIPLSENVKFYNNSGFSHRNTKAYAWTRSADADGNIPSVYPNGFNPIQDTKITDFTFNNGLKFKWGNWDLDFYNALGNNDFHYDITHTINATLGANSPTTFDAGGHSLLQNTTGLSATKSFDVLKGLNIALGTEYRYEKFNINKGEQASYAAYDINGNVVTASTPANLLVTNPDSGNVRPGGSQGFPGYSIDLGKSRTNYAAYVDAELDITHNWMISGAARYENYSDFGSTLNGKFATRYAFTPEFAFRGSFSTGFRAPSLVQKYYSLQFTNFQGGELVTIQLGSNDSNLAKTAGIEQLNEEKSVNGSAGFTYNTGKFTATVDGYMVNVKDRIVLSGYFTNAEIPTLPSNVEQAQFFANAVDTKTKGVDIILTYAENIGSGKLTTTLAGNFNNMEISKVNAPASLTGLESIFLSEREKAFILASAPKSKINLNLNYKINKLTTNLQLVRFDKVRLIGYGGDTDFQDYDARITTDLSFGYEFSDKFSWVLGGKNIFNRYPTLQYDHVSDGNTESGGIFDPVQMGFAGRQVYTMLTYKF; translated from the coding sequence ATGAAGATTAGAAAACTTACTATTGCAGCGTTATTTTTTTCCGTTAGTTTATCATACGGACAGCAAAAAGACACCATAAAGGCAGACCGAAACATAGAAGATGTAATACTTACAGGCTCTAGAAACAAGAAAAGAACAGTAGTAAACTCAGCTGTTCCCGTAGATGTAATAGAGGTAAAACAGCTCAGCCAAAGCACTGGACAAGTAGAAGTTAATCAGCTTTTACAGTTTTCCGCACCTTCTTTTAATTCTAATAAACAATCTGGTTCAGATGGCGCAGATGCTGTAGACCCAGCTACATTAAGAGGTTTAGGCCCAGACCAAACATTATTACTCATCAATGGAAAAAGATATCACCAATCTTCTTTGGTCAATCTATTTGGAACTAGAGGAAGAGGAAACACAGGTTCTGACATGAACACTATTCCCGTTGCTGCTATCAAAAAAATAGAAGTTTTAAGAGATGGCGCTTCTGCACAATATGGTTCAGATGCCATCGCTGGTGTAATCAATGTGATTTTAAATGACCGAAATAAAGGAACTGAAGTTAATGCTTTTTATGGACTAAATGTGTTCAAAAGTCCTGGAAACAACGATGTGGTTTCAGACAAAAAACTTGATGGAAACACCTTAGACTTAAGCTTAAATACCGGGACTTCCATAGGAAAAAGAGGTGGCTTCATGAACCTTACTCTAGATTTCGTGAATAAAGATTATGCCATCAGAAATGCCAATCCAGATAAATTTGATGCACCAAGACAGCGCTTCGGAGATGCAGCAGCAAAAAACATGTACGCTTTCTTAAATACAGAAATTCCGCTTTCTGAAAACGTGAAGTTTTACAACAATTCAGGGTTTTCACATAGAAATACCAAAGCTTACGCTTGGACTAGAAGCGCAGACGCAGACGGAAATATTCCATCTGTATACCCTAATGGATTTAACCCAATTCAAGATACTAAAATTACAGATTTCACCTTTAACAATGGTTTAAAATTCAAATGGGGGAATTGGGATTTAGACTTTTATAATGCTTTAGGAAATAATGATTTCCATTATGACATTACCCATACGATTAACGCGACTCTTGGAGCCAATTCACCAACAACATTTGACGCAGGAGGACATTCTCTTTTACAAAACACTACAGGTCTAAGCGCTACCAAAAGTTTTGATGTATTAAAAGGATTAAACATTGCTCTAGGGACAGAATACCGTTATGAAAAATTCAACATCAACAAAGGAGAACAAGCTTCTTATGCAGCCTACGATATTAATGGAAACGTAGTAACAGCATCCACTCCAGCCAATTTACTTGTAACCAATCCAGATTCAGGAAACGTAAGACCTGGTGGCTCACAAGGATTCCCCGGTTATTCTATAGATTTAGGAAAGAGCAGGACCAATTATGCTGCTTATGTAGATGCAGAGTTAGACATTACTCATAATTGGATGATTTCTGGAGCAGCTCGTTATGAAAATTACAGTGACTTTGGAAGTACTTTAAATGGTAAATTTGCTACGAGATATGCTTTCACTCCAGAGTTTGCCTTTAGAGGTTCTTTTTCAACTGGTTTCAGAGCGCCATCTTTAGTTCAAAAATATTACAGTTTACAATTCACTAATTTCCAAGGAGGAGAATTAGTAACTATTCAATTAGGCTCTAATGATAGTAACCTTGCCAAAACCGCTGGTATAGAACAACTTAATGAAGAAAAATCTGTAAACGGAAGTGCAGGTTTCACTTACAACACGGGCAAATTCACCGCAACTGTAGATGGTTACATGGTAAATGTAAAAGACAGAATTGTACTTTCAGGATATTTTACCAATGCTGAGATCCCAACATTGCCTTCTAATGTAGAACAAGCACAATTTTTCGCGAATGCGGTAGATACTAAAACCAAAGGAGTAGATATTATTTTAACCTATGCAGAAAATATCGGTAGCGGAAAACTCACCACCACCCTAGCTGGAAACTTCAACAATATGGAAATTTCTAAAGTGAATGCACCAGCTTCTTTAACTGGTTTAGAAAGTATCTTTTTAAGCGAAAGAGAAAAAGCATTTATCCTAGCTTCTGCACCCAAATCAAAGATTAACCTTAATTTAAATTATAAAATCAATAAACTTACCACAAATCTTCAATTGGTAAGATTTGACAAAGTAAGGTTAATTGGTTACGGTGGAGATACTGATTTCCAAGATTATGATGCAAGAATCACCACAGATTTATCTTTCGGATATGAATTTTCAGATAAATTTTCTTGGGTTCTAGGTGGGAAAAATATCTTTAATAGATACCCAACACTACAATATGACCATGTTTCTGATGGAAATACAGAATCTGGAGGTATTTTTGACCCAGTTCAAATGGGGTTTGCAGGAAGACAGGTTTACACTATGCTTACTTACAAATTCTAA
- a CDS encoding proline dehydrogenase family protein: protein MSIFNDTKIAFAEKSTAQLEKAKWMFTAIKYPSVTNVGINFLNFTIKNNFPFVTDLVKTTLFEQFCGGETREQSMKVVDKMFTHHVGSIFDYAIEGKEEEAAFDKTCEEIKENIKFAIGNPAIPFVVFKPTGFGRLDLYADVSAGKELTSSEKEEWQRVRNRYEEVCKMAYDNKVILMIDAEESWMQDAVDHLVNEMMEKYNKEKAYIWNTLQMYRTGRLEYMAQDLERAKSKNYFLGYKFVRGAYIEKERERAAEKNYPDPIQPTKEATDNNYNAAVDFVLENLDRVAAFFGTHNEKSTELAMDKMQAKGLPHDHENIHFGQLYGMSDNITYYLGEKKYNVTKYLPYGPVKDVVPYLTRRAQENTSVAGQTGRELSLIQKELERRRKEK from the coding sequence ATGTCAATTTTCAACGATACTAAAATTGCTTTTGCTGAAAAGTCAACGGCGCAACTAGAAAAAGCTAAGTGGATGTTTACCGCTATTAAATATCCTAGCGTAACCAATGTGGGAATTAACTTTCTGAATTTCACCATTAAAAATAATTTTCCTTTTGTAACAGATTTGGTAAAAACTACTCTTTTTGAGCAATTCTGTGGTGGCGAAACTCGTGAACAAAGCATGAAAGTGGTAGACAAAATGTTTACACATCACGTAGGAAGCATTTTTGATTATGCCATTGAAGGAAAAGAAGAAGAAGCGGCTTTTGATAAAACTTGCGAAGAAATTAAAGAAAACATAAAATTTGCAATAGGCAATCCTGCAATTCCTTTTGTAGTTTTTAAGCCAACAGGCTTCGGAAGATTAGACCTATATGCAGATGTTTCTGCGGGTAAGGAATTAACCAGTTCTGAAAAAGAAGAATGGCAACGTGTAAGAAATCGTTATGAAGAAGTTTGCAAAATGGCTTATGACAATAAGGTAATTCTGATGATTGATGCAGAAGAATCTTGGATGCAAGATGCAGTAGACCATTTGGTAAACGAAATGATGGAGAAATACAACAAAGAGAAAGCCTACATCTGGAATACACTCCAAATGTACAGAACAGGAAGATTAGAATACATGGCTCAAGATTTAGAGCGTGCAAAATCTAAAAACTATTTCTTGGGATATAAATTTGTTCGTGGTGCATACATTGAAAAAGAAAGAGAACGCGCTGCCGAAAAAAATTACCCAGACCCAATTCAGCCAACCAAAGAAGCTACCGATAATAATTATAATGCAGCAGTAGATTTTGTTTTAGAAAATTTAGACAGAGTAGCAGCATTTTTCGGGACTCATAACGAGAAATCTACAGAATTGGCGATGGATAAAATGCAAGCCAAAGGTTTACCTCATGACCACGAAAATATTCATTTCGGACAGTTATACGGAATGAGTGATAACATAACTTATTACCTTGGTGAGAAAAAATACAATGTTACCAAGTACTTACCTTACGGACCAGTGAAAGATGTAGTGCCTTATCTTACCAGAAGAGCACAGGAAAATACTTCTGTGGCAGGACAAACAGGTCGTGAACTTTCATTGATTCAAAAAGAATTAGAAAGAAGAAGAAAAGAAAAGTAA
- the priA gene encoding replication restart helicase PriA, giving the protein MNYAQIILPLNLKGTFTYKVSEEFLSKIEVGMRVLVPFGGKKIYTGIVAEIHQNEPETFLPKDIHSLLDAEPIVPKQQLEFWRWLSEYYLCNIGEIYRFAFPSSLKLESETYLKRNPNKEIDWEVLDANETYLLQALEVKSLVSLSEIEAFIPKKEIVRTVKALIDEQLILIDEKIYEKYKAKEVAYLQIDENILGNLSEILQSLTKAKKQKDLFLTILEAQQTHNQPLRKSQFFENGVFNASHLRGLVEKNLVQEYYLQKDRIETYEGEIENLEKLSEVQEKALAEINEGFHEDKNVLLHGVTSSGKTHLYLEKIEETIANGKNVLFLLPEIALTKQITQRLEKKYGKQLGFYHQKLTDFEKVEVWRKVKNNEIKILIGTRSSLFLPFQNLGLIIIDEEHDSAYKPREVKPFFNAKDAALVLAYHYQAKAILGSATPSVESYYAAKNGKLKYVFLGERFGEVALPKYEIINFKEAQESKLSVGHFSQYLIDKISENLEHKKQTIILHNRRGYANVVECESCGHVTYCSNCDVVMTYHKSTNEMKCHYCGQKAQKPKICPKCQSTNLNTRGIGIEQIEEETQKIFKEAQVERMDVDSMRKKFAYEKLYEKIESGEAEIVVGTQMISKGLDFDNIELVAIPKADSLLYVQDFRAEERAYQLITQVSGRAGRNSGKGKIYIQTYNPNHALFELIKEENSAKIYEHFLKEREQFLYPPFVKLVLIELKHRKEEKLQRASQFLSSVLQKYLPLPCILGPEKAPIGKINLLYQYQILLKLPRGKKYQEYKDYVLKSLEEFEEITAYKSIKIDTFVDF; this is encoded by the coding sequence TTGAACTACGCACAAATCATTCTACCACTTAATCTCAAAGGGACTTTTACTTACAAAGTTTCGGAAGAATTTTTGTCGAAAATCGAAGTAGGAATGCGTGTTCTGGTTCCTTTTGGAGGGAAGAAAATTTATACAGGAATTGTTGCAGAAATTCATCAGAACGAACCCGAAACTTTTTTGCCAAAAGACATTCATTCATTGCTGGATGCAGAACCTATTGTTCCAAAACAGCAGTTAGAATTCTGGAGATGGCTATCTGAATATTACCTCTGTAATATTGGCGAAATCTACCGTTTTGCGTTCCCAAGTTCTTTAAAATTAGAAAGTGAAACCTATCTAAAAAGAAATCCGAATAAAGAAATAGACTGGGAAGTTCTGGATGCCAATGAAACCTATTTATTGCAGGCTCTAGAAGTGAAAAGCCTCGTCAGTTTGTCAGAAATAGAAGCGTTTATTCCTAAAAAAGAAATTGTAAGAACCGTGAAAGCGCTCATCGACGAACAATTAATTTTAATAGACGAAAAAATCTACGAAAAATATAAAGCCAAAGAAGTGGCTTATCTTCAAATTGATGAAAATATTCTCGGTAATCTGTCAGAAATTCTACAAAGCTTAACCAAAGCTAAAAAGCAAAAAGATTTGTTTTTAACAATTTTGGAGGCTCAGCAAACACATAATCAGCCTCTACGAAAATCTCAATTTTTTGAAAATGGAGTTTTCAATGCCTCGCATTTAAGAGGTTTAGTTGAGAAAAACTTGGTGCAGGAATATTATCTTCAGAAAGATAGAATCGAGACTTATGAAGGTGAAATAGAAAATCTGGAAAAACTTTCTGAAGTTCAAGAAAAAGCTTTAGCAGAAATCAATGAAGGTTTCCATGAAGACAAAAATGTCTTGCTTCATGGCGTTACCAGTTCTGGAAAAACGCATCTATATTTGGAAAAAATAGAAGAAACCATTGCCAATGGAAAAAATGTGTTGTTTCTACTTCCAGAGATTGCTTTAACGAAGCAAATTACCCAAAGATTAGAAAAAAAATACGGAAAGCAACTTGGTTTTTATCATCAAAAACTCACGGATTTCGAAAAGGTAGAAGTGTGGAGAAAAGTTAAGAATAATGAGATTAAAATTCTCATCGGAACCAGAAGTTCGCTGTTTCTTCCGTTTCAGAATTTGGGCTTAATCATCATCGATGAAGAGCATGATTCTGCTTACAAACCTCGTGAAGTTAAACCTTTTTTCAATGCAAAAGATGCCGCTTTGGTTTTGGCATATCATTATCAAGCGAAAGCGATTTTGGGTTCTGCAACACCTTCTGTAGAAAGTTATTATGCCGCAAAAAATGGAAAGTTAAAATACGTTTTTTTAGGAGAAAGATTTGGTGAAGTGGCTTTGCCAAAATATGAAATCATCAATTTCAAAGAAGCGCAAGAATCTAAACTTTCGGTAGGGCATTTTTCTCAGTATTTAATCGATAAAATTTCTGAAAATTTAGAACATAAAAAGCAAACCATCATTCTGCACAACAGAAGAGGCTACGCAAATGTGGTAGAATGCGAAAGTTGCGGTCATGTTACCTATTGCAGCAATTGTGATGTAGTGATGACGTATCATAAATCTACCAACGAGATGAAATGCCATTATTGTGGTCAAAAAGCGCAAAAACCTAAAATTTGTCCGAAATGTCAAAGTACAAATCTCAATACTCGTGGAATTGGTATAGAACAGATAGAAGAAGAAACGCAGAAAATTTTTAAGGAAGCACAAGTAGAGAGAATGGATGTAGATAGCATGCGTAAGAAATTTGCCTACGAAAAACTCTACGAAAAAATAGAATCTGGAGAAGCCGAAATAGTGGTAGGAACACAAATGATTTCTAAAGGTTTGGATTTTGATAATATAGAATTGGTGGCGATTCCAAAAGCAGATTCGCTGTTGTATGTTCAGGATTTCAGAGCAGAAGAAAGAGCCTATCAATTGATTACGCAAGTTTCGGGAAGAGCTGGTAGAAACTCTGGGAAAGGTAAAATTTATATCCAGACATACAATCCTAATCATGCGCTTTTTGAACTGATTAAAGAAGAAAATTCTGCAAAAATTTATGAGCATTTCCTCAAAGAAAGAGAACAATTTTTATATCCACCTTTTGTGAAATTGGTTTTAATAGAACTCAAGCACAGAAAAGAAGAAAAATTACAAAGAGCTTCTCAGTTTTTAAGTTCGGTTTTGCAAAAATATTTGCCCTTACCATGTATTTTAGGGCCAGAAAAAGCACCGATTGGTAAAATAAATCTCCTGTATCAGTATCAGATTTTACTCAAATTACCAAGAGGCAAAAAATACCAGGAATACAAAGATTACGTGCTGAAATCTCTAGAAGAGTTTGAAGAAATTACCGCTTATAAAAGTATTAAAATAGATACGTTTGTTGATTTTTAA